A single window of Rhizobium indicum DNA harbors:
- a CDS encoding tripartite tricarboxylate transporter substrate-binding protein produces the protein MKILKAMLGLTAAAAVSLLAGAASAQTYPERTITMVVPFAAGGPTDTVARLVAESMSKDLGQQIVVENVGGAGGTLGAGRVANADPDGYTILLHHIGMATSATLYRKLAYDTLGAFDYVGLVTEVPMTIVARKDMEPADLKGLIDYIKANKDKVTVANAGIGAASHLCGMMFMSAIQTPLTTVPYKGTGPAMTDLLGGQVDVMCDQTTNTTKQIQGGTIKAYAVTSPKRLDVMKDIPTAVEAGLPGFEVGIWHGIYTPKGTPAEINERLSKSLQVALKDANVGARFAELGTAPSSDADATPAALKAKLESEIARWKTVIEAAGEYAD, from the coding sequence ATGAAAATTCTGAAGGCCATGCTCGGCCTGACCGCGGCTGCCGCGGTCTCTCTTCTCGCCGGCGCCGCTTCGGCGCAGACCTATCCCGAGCGCACCATCACCATGGTCGTGCCCTTTGCGGCCGGCGGCCCGACGGATACCGTCGCGCGCCTGGTCGCCGAATCCATGTCGAAGGATCTCGGCCAGCAGATCGTCGTCGAAAATGTCGGCGGCGCCGGCGGCACGCTCGGCGCTGGCCGCGTGGCGAATGCGGATCCCGACGGTTACACCATCCTGCTGCACCATATCGGCATGGCGACCAGCGCCACGCTCTACCGCAAGCTCGCCTATGACACGCTTGGCGCCTTCGACTATGTCGGCCTCGTCACCGAGGTGCCGATGACGATTGTCGCCCGCAAGGACATGGAGCCGGCCGACCTCAAGGGGCTGATCGATTATATCAAGGCCAACAAGGACAAGGTGACGGTCGCCAATGCCGGCATCGGTGCGGCTTCGCATCTCTGCGGCATGATGTTCATGAGCGCCATCCAGACGCCGCTCACAACCGTTCCCTACAAGGGCACCGGCCCTGCCATGACCGATCTGCTCGGCGGTCAGGTCGACGTCATGTGCGACCAGACGACCAACACGACGAAGCAGATCCAGGGCGGCACGATCAAGGCCTATGCCGTGACCTCGCCCAAACGGCTTGACGTGATGAAGGACATTCCGACGGCCGTCGAAGCCGGTCTGCCGGGTTTTGAAGTCGGCATCTGGCACGGCATCTATACGCCGAAGGGCACGCCGGCTGAGATCAACGAACGCCTGTCGAAGTCGCTGCAGGTGGCGCTGAAGGATGCGAATGTCGGCGCCCGCTTCGCCGAGCTCGGCACGGCGCCATCCTCCGACGCCGATGCGACGCCGGCTGCGC